Proteins encoded in a region of the Nicotiana tomentosiformis chromosome 9, ASM39032v3, whole genome shotgun sequence genome:
- the LOC104096280 gene encoding CBL-interacting serine/threonine-protein kinase 7-like → MDVKYPQPPPSTVKIKRTTSSDGSGTGTIILNKYQLGRLLGRGSFAKVYLGRCLDDNNTEVAIKVINKTTTTTTTFDASMEPRIIREVSAMRRLNHHPNILKLHEVMATKTKIYLVMELAHGGELFTKLNRRGGRFSESTARFYFHQLASALHFCHQNGVAHRDIKPQNLLLDEDGHLKISDFGLSALPEQLRNGLLHTACGTPAYTAPEVVYRKGYDGAKADAWSCGVILYVFLAGSLPFDDSNLPNMYKAIHRREFKFPDWVSKPARRVINRLLDPNPDTRYSIEELMKTPWFKRSSSMKQEEIKQFGEGILEKESSKHMGRMNAFDIISMNSGLDLSGLFEMGLNKKEMRFTTNVGVIEVEEKVMKIGKDGGYRVERRKSGGVGLVKRRVVLLVEILEVAKELWLVEFKVVNGGTEFEDCQWEELKFGLKDIVVSWYNDGS, encoded by the coding sequence ATGGATGTAAAATACCCCCAACCACCACCTTCCACCGTCAAAATCAAAAGAACCACCAGCTCCGACGGTAGCGGAACCGGTACAATAATTCTCAACAAATACCAACTTGGTCGTCTTTTAGGCCGTGGTAGCTTTGCTAAAGTCTACCTCGGCCGTTGTTTAGACGACAACAATACAGAAGTCGCCATTAAAGTTATAAACAAAACCACTACAACGACAACTACTTTCGATGCTTCTATGGAACCGCGTATAATCCGAGAAGTCTCCGCCATGCGCCGCCTTAATCACCACCCAAACATTCTTAAACTCCACGAAGTCATGGCTACAAAAACCAAAATCTACCTCGTAATGGAACTCGCACACGGCGGAGAACTTTTCACGAAGCTCAACCGCCGTGGCGGCCGGTTTTCTGAATCAACCGCCCGGTTTTACTTCCACCAGCTTGCTTCCGCTTTACACTTCTGCCATCAAAACGGCGTCGCACACCGCGATATTAAACCTCAAAATCTCCTCCTAGATGAAGACGGTCACCTTAAAATCTCTGACTTCGGACTCTCCGCCTTGCCGGAGCAATTACGTAACGGTCTCCTTCACACCGCTTGCGGAACTCCGGCGTATACTGCACCTGAAGTAGTTTACAGAAAAGGGTACGACGGAGCTAAAGCGGATGCATGGTCATGTGGGGTTATTCTCTATGTATTTCTCGCCGGTAGTTTACCTTTTGATGATTCAAATTTACCTAACATGTATAAAGCTATACATCGCCGTGAATTTAAGTTTCCCGATTGGGTTTCAAAGCCGGCTCGGAGAGTAATAAACCGGTTGCTTGACCCGAACCCGGATACGAGATACAGTATTGAGGAGTTGATGAAAACTCCCTGGTTTAAAAGGTCGTCGTCGATGAAACAAGAAGAGATTAAGCAATTTGGTGAGGGGATTTTGGAGAAGGAAAGTAGTAAACATATGGGGAGAATGAATGCGTTTGATATTATATCGATGAATTCGGGGTTGGATTTGTCGGGGTTATTTGAAATGGGGTTGAATAAGAAGGAAATGAGGTTTACGACGAATGTGGGGGTGATTGAGGTTGAGGAGAAGGTGATGAAGATTGGGAAAGATGGAGGGTATAGAGTGGAAAGAAGGAAGAGTGGGGGAGTTGGGTTGGTGAAAAGGAGAGTGGTTTTGTTGGTGGAAATATTGGAAGTGGCAAAGGAGTTATGGTTGGTGGAGTTTAAGGTTGTGAATGGTGGAACAGAATTTGAGGATTGTCAATGGGAAGAGTTGAAATTTGGGTTGAAAGATATTGTTGTTTCATGGTATAATGATGGATCTTGA
- the LOC104096281 gene encoding pentatricopeptide repeat-containing protein At3g23020 produces MFVKLQYVDTSNCFHILNSTKSTPNIGISIPTTKKYKEQNQLHDPNGRLEKSKNLGVKFRPGVGYDSDVKEKLDYQIAKNSRTHVWKNGVLKTQNGFVRKPVDKTESEEKIGGQVQTERSTKCGNDVKSGQDSPTHVVKDSVLKTQNDFLRKPVESIENEKKLGGQLSSGNMVEKVQIKCSTKWARYGGCIPVMLEALETVSDLDEALKPWEKSLTKKERTIILKEQVEWQRAMEIFEWFKRRGCHELNVIHYNIMLRILGKARRWGEIERLWSEMRAKRVEPINSTYGTLIDVYSKGGRREQAMKWLKLMNERGMVPDEVTMGIVVQMYKMAGEFKMAEEFLKKWSLCKCLVEERVNGATRSGNRVNGSSGSSVCLSSHTYNNLIDTYGKAGQVKEAYETFHEMLREGILPTTVTFNTMIHMCGNNGRMEEVASLMRKMEELQCHPDTRTYNILISLHAKHDNIGMAATYFKLMNGASLEPDSVTYRTLLYAFSIRNMVNDAEKLILEMDKKDLEIDEFTQSALTRMYLEAGMVEKSWSWFQRFHLAGKMASECYSANIDAFGERGHILEAERVFNCCKEGKRLTVLELNVMIKAYGISKKYDEACYLFDSMEKHGLFPDRCSFSSLIQMLAAADLPLRAAFYVRKMQEAGLVDDCIPYCAVISSFTKVGQLEMAVRLFDEMIAFDVKPDVVVYGVLINAFADIGGVKEATKYLIEMRNSGLETNVVIYTSLIKLYTKVGYLREAEETYKMLQSFEAGADVYSSNCMIDLYSERSMVRQAEEIFEHLKRKGNANEFSYAMMLCMYKRNGMFKEAIQIARKMRELGLLTDLLSCNNVLGLYATDGRFKEALATYNDMLSSAIQPDDSTFKSLGIILLKCGVPKEAVGKLEFIRKKDPQSGMQKWSSTLSSVIGVLDTDSPDREDA; encoded by the coding sequence ATGTTCGTGAAGTTACAGTATGTTGATACCAGCAATTGCTTCCACATACTAAACTCAACTAAATCCACTCCAAATATAGGAATTTCAATCCCAACCACCAAGAAATACAAGGAGCAGAACCAATTGCATGACCCAAATGGTAGACTTGAGAAAAGCAAGAATCTTGGGGTCAAATTCAGGCCTGGAGTTGGCTATGACAGTGATGTAAAAGAGAAGCTGGACTATCAAATTGCCAAAAACTCGCGTACTCATGTTTGGAAAAATGGCGTTTTGAAGACCCAAAATGGTTTCGTGAGGAAACCAGTTGATAAAACTGAGAGTGAGGAGAAAATTGGGGGTCAAGTGCAGACCGAGCGGTCGACGAAATGCGGCAATGACGTGAAAAGTGGCCAAGACTCACCTACCCATGTTGTGAAAGATAGTGTTTTGAAGACCCAAAATGATTTTTTGAGGAAACCAGTTGAAAGCATTGAGAATGAGAAAAAATTGGGTGGTCAGTTGAGCTCGGGGAATATGGTGGAGAAAGTGCAGATTAAGTGTTCGACAAAATGGGCAAGATATGGAGGATGCATTCCTGTTATGCTGGAAGCTTTGGAGACAGTTAGTGATTTGGATGAGGCATTGAAGCCATGGGAAAAGAGTTTGACTAAAAAAGAAAGGACTATTATATTGAAGGAACAGGTGGAGTGGCAACGAGCAATGGAGATTTTTGAGTGGTTTAAGAGAAGAGGATGCCATGAATTGAATGTTATACATTACAATATTATGCTTAGGATTCTCGGGAAAGCACGGAGGTGGGGCGAGATCGAGAGGTTGTGGAGTGAAATGAGGGCAAAGAGAGTTGAGCCAATAAATTCAACTTATGGGACTCTGATCGATGTCTACAGCAAGGGTGGGCGTAGGGAGCAGGCAATGAAGTGGTTGAAGTTGATGAATGAACGAGGTATGGTACCGGATGAGGTGACAATGGGAATTGTCGTTCAGATGTATAAAATGGCGGGGGAGTTTAAGATGGCAGAAGAATTTTTAAAAAAGTGGTCTTTATGCAAATGTCTGGTGGAGGAACGCGTAAATGGTGCCACAAGAAGTGGTAATAGGGTCAATGGTTCTTCTGGTTCAAGTGTTTGTTTGAGCTCGCATACCTATAACAATTTAATTGACACTTATGGGAAGGCAGGGCAAGTGAAAGAAGCATATGAGACTTTTCATGAGATGTTGAGGGAAGGAATCCTGCCAACGACAGTTACTTTCAATACAATGATACACATGTGTGGTAATAATGGCCGAATGGAAGAAGTTGCTTCCTTGATGAGGAAGATGGAGGAGCTTCAATGCCATCCTGATACAAGAACATATAATATTCTTATTTCCCTTCATGCCAAGCACGACAACATAGGAATGGCTGCCACCTACTTTAAACTTATGAATGGTGCTTCTCTAGAGCCCGATTCCGTGACTTATCGCActcttttatatgcattttctATAAGGAATATGGTAAATGATGCAGAGAAGCTCATTTTGGAGATGGATAAGAAAGATCTAGAGATTGACGAATTCACTCAGTCAGCTTTGACTAGGATGTATCTAGAAGCTGGGATGGTAGAGAAGTCTTGGTCCTGGTTCCAAAGGTTTCATCTTGCTGGAAAAATGGCTTCTGAATGCTACTCCGCCAACATTGATGCCTTTGGCGAACGTGGCCATATTTTGGAAGCTGAGAGAGTTTTTAACTGCTGTAAGGAGGGAAAAAGACTTACTGTCCTTGAGTTAAATGTAATGATCAAAGCATATGGAATTAGCAAGAAATACGATGAGGCGTGTTATTTGTTTGATAGCATGGAGAAACATGGCTTATTTCCTGATAGATGCAGCTTTAGTTCGCTCATTCAAATGCTTGCTGCTGCAGATTTGCCACTGAGAGCAGCATTTTACGTGAGGAAAATGCAGGAGGCGGGATTAGTTGATGATTGCATCCCTTATTGTGCTGTGATATCTAGTTTTACTAAAGTAGGTCAGCTGGAAATGGCAGTAAGATTATTCGACGAAATGATTGCATTTGATGTCAAGCCTGATGTTGTTGTTTATGGTGTACTGATAAATGCCTTTGCTGACATAGGAGGTGTTAAAGAAGCTACAAAATACTTGATTGAAATGAGAAACTCTGGTTTAGAGACAAATGTTGTTATATATACTTCTTTGATTAAGCTATACACCAAAGTCGGGTATTTGAGAGAAGCCGAAGAAACATACAAAATGCTTCAGTCGTTTGAGGCAGGGGCTGATGTATATTCTTCGAATTGCATGATTGACTTGTACAGCGAGCGCTCTATGGTTAGACAAGCAGAAGAGATTTTTGAGCACCTAAAGAGAAAGGGAAATGCAAATGAGTTTTCTTATGCGATGATGCTGTGTATGTACAAGAGAAACGGAATGTTTAAGGAAGCCATTCAAATTGCCCGGAAAATGAGAGAACTCGGACTTCTGACTGACTTGTTGAGTTGCAACAATGTGCTTGGATTGTATGCAACTGATGGGAGGTTTAAAGAAGCTTTGGCGACTTACAACGATATGCTTTCTTCTGCCATCCAACCTGATGATTCAACATTCAAGTCACTTGGAATTATTCTTCTTAAATGTGGTGTTCCAAAGGAGGCTGTTGGAAAGCTGGAATTTATTAGGAAAAAGGATCCTCAGAGTGGCATGCAAAAGTGGAGTTCAACGTTATCTTCTGTTATCGGTGTGCTTGATACTGACAGTCCTGATAGAGAAGATGCCTAG